The following proteins are co-located in the Streptosporangium brasiliense genome:
- a CDS encoding carbamoyltransferase family protein: MRFLGINAIFHDPAAALVVDGEVVAAAEEERFSRRKHGKRPVPFSAWELPERAAAWCLERAGLRPEDLDAVAYSYDPDLVRPGLQGLDEGWEDLRTTYARRAPAFLATALPGLDSAQVRYVPHHVAHAASAGLAAPYRDSAVLVCDGRGEAVSHLAGHYRDGELTVLAAQELPHSLGLMYEEVTEHLGFLRSSDEYKVMALASYGEPRHLGELRELIYPTDDGGFRVEPVDWSGYAKALGRGEPWTEEHADLAASVQTRLEEVLLDLARWLHGRTGDRSLTMAGGVALNCVANTRLLAEGPFERLWVQPAAGDAGTALGGALHLARTFGEPAAPMPGADLGRSWSDGELAAWLEAARVPYERPADLAAAVAADLAADRIVAWFQGRSEYGPRALGRRSLLAHPGRAANTERLNAVKGREQFRPIAPMVLAERAEEIFERGPIPSPYMLFVHDVRPAWRDRIPAVVHVDGTARVQTVDRVAEPLLARMLAEFEARTGVPVVVNTSLNTAGRPMVDDPRDALECFGSAPVDVLTLGPYLIRRYAS; this comes from the coding sequence ATGAGATTTCTCGGGATAAACGCGATCTTCCATGACCCCGCGGCGGCGCTGGTGGTCGACGGAGAAGTCGTCGCGGCCGCGGAGGAGGAGCGGTTCAGCCGCCGCAAGCACGGCAAGCGTCCGGTCCCCTTCTCCGCCTGGGAACTGCCCGAGCGCGCCGCCGCCTGGTGCCTGGAGCGGGCCGGTCTGCGCCCGGAGGATCTCGACGCCGTCGCCTACTCCTACGACCCTGACCTGGTGCGCCCCGGCCTGCAGGGCCTCGACGAGGGCTGGGAGGACCTGCGCACCACCTACGCCCGCCGGGCCCCGGCCTTCCTGGCCACCGCCCTTCCGGGGCTGGACTCCGCCCAGGTCCGCTACGTGCCCCACCACGTCGCGCACGCGGCCTCGGCGGGCCTGGCCGCGCCGTACCGGGACTCGGCGGTGCTGGTCTGCGACGGGCGGGGAGAGGCGGTCTCGCACCTGGCCGGGCACTACCGGGACGGAGAGTTGACCGTGCTGGCCGCCCAGGAGCTGCCGCACTCGCTCGGGCTGATGTACGAGGAGGTCACCGAGCACCTGGGGTTCCTGCGCTCCAGCGACGAGTACAAGGTCATGGCCCTGGCCTCCTACGGAGAGCCGCGCCACCTGGGAGAGCTGCGCGAGCTGATCTACCCCACCGATGACGGCGGCTTCCGGGTCGAGCCGGTCGACTGGAGCGGCTACGCCAAGGCGCTGGGCAGGGGCGAGCCCTGGACCGAGGAGCACGCCGACCTCGCGGCGAGTGTCCAGACACGGCTGGAGGAGGTGCTGCTCGACCTCGCCAGGTGGCTGCACGGGCGTACCGGCGACCGGTCCCTGACCATGGCCGGGGGCGTGGCGCTCAACTGCGTCGCCAACACGCGGCTGCTGGCCGAGGGGCCCTTCGAGCGGCTCTGGGTGCAGCCCGCGGCGGGCGACGCGGGCACCGCGCTCGGCGGGGCGCTGCACCTGGCACGGACCTTCGGCGAGCCGGCCGCGCCGATGCCGGGGGCCGACCTCGGCCGGAGCTGGAGCGACGGGGAGCTGGCCGCGTGGCTCGAGGCGGCGCGCGTGCCGTACGAGCGCCCCGCCGACCTGGCCGCCGCGGTGGCGGCGGACCTCGCCGCCGACCGCATCGTGGCCTGGTTCCAGGGCCGCAGCGAGTACGGCCCGCGCGCGCTCGGCCGCCGCTCGCTGCTGGCCCACCCCGGGCGGGCCGCCAACACCGAACGGCTGAACGCCGTCAAGGGCCGCGAGCAGTTCCGCCCGATCGCCCCGATGGTGCTCGCCGAACGGGCTGAGGAGATCTTCGAAAGGGGCCCGATCCCCAGCCCCTACATGCTCTTCGTGCACGACGTGCGGCCCGCCTGGCGCGACCGCATCCCGGCCGTCGTGCACGTCGACGGCACGGCCCGGGTCCAGACCGTGGACCGGGTGGCCGAACCGCTGCTGGCCCGGATGCTGGCGGAGTTCGAGGCGCGCACCGGGGTGCCGGTGGTGGTCAACACCAGCCTGAACACGGCGGGACGGCCCATGGTCGACGACCCCCGCGACGCCCTGGAGTGCTTCGGCTCCGCGCCGGTCGACGTGCTGACCCTGGGGCCCTACCTGATCCGCAGGTACGCCTCATGA
- a CDS encoding glycosyltransferase, with amino-acid sequence MRVLLWHVHGSWTTAFVQGAHDYLVPLVPGRGPDGRGRARTYPWPAGVREVPWDRLHGEEVDLVVLQRPHELELVRRWLGRRPGRDLPAVYVEHNAPAGDAPGTRHPLAGRDDIPLIHVTHFNDLFWDSGRAPTQVVEHGVVDPGHRYTGELPRAGVVVNEPIRRERVAGTDLLPRLASAAPIDVFGMKVTGLPHRLRFPFGTFENLPQEAMHAELARRRVYLHPYRWTSLGLSLIEAMLLGMPVVALAATEAVEAVPPEAGVISTRVATLTAALESFVTDPARARQCGKAARAAALARYGLGRFLADWDRVLAGAVGR; translated from the coding sequence GTGAGGGTCCTGCTCTGGCACGTGCACGGGTCCTGGACGACGGCGTTCGTGCAGGGCGCCCACGACTATCTCGTGCCGCTCGTCCCCGGCCGCGGCCCCGACGGGCGCGGCCGGGCCCGGACCTACCCCTGGCCCGCCGGCGTGCGCGAGGTGCCGTGGGACCGGCTCCACGGCGAGGAGGTCGACCTGGTCGTACTGCAGCGCCCCCACGAGCTGGAGCTCGTCCGGCGCTGGCTGGGCCGCCGCCCGGGCCGGGACCTGCCCGCCGTATACGTCGAGCACAACGCGCCGGCCGGCGACGCCCCCGGCACCCGCCACCCACTGGCCGGCCGCGACGACATCCCGCTGATCCACGTCACCCACTTCAACGACCTGTTCTGGGACTCCGGCAGGGCGCCCACCCAGGTCGTCGAGCACGGCGTCGTCGACCCCGGCCACCGCTACACGGGCGAGCTGCCGCGGGCCGGCGTCGTGGTCAACGAGCCCATCCGGCGCGAGCGGGTCGCCGGGACCGACCTGCTGCCCAGACTCGCCTCCGCTGCCCCGATCGACGTCTTCGGCATGAAGGTCACCGGCCTGCCGCACCGGCTCCGCTTCCCCTTCGGGACCTTCGAGAACCTGCCCCAGGAGGCGATGCACGCCGAGCTCGCCCGGCGGCGCGTCTACCTGCACCCCTACCGGTGGACCTCGCTCGGTCTCTCCCTGATCGAGGCCATGCTGCTCGGCATGCCCGTCGTGGCGCTGGCCGCCACCGAGGCCGTGGAGGCGGTGCCGCCGGAGGCGGGGGTGATCTCGACCCGCGTCGCCACCCTCACCGCCGCACTGGAGTCCTTCGTCACCGACCCCGCCAGAGCCCGGCAGTGCGGGAAGGCCGCCCGCGCCGCCGCGCTCGCGCGTTACGGCCTCGGACGCTTCCTGGCCGACTGGGACCGCGTCCTCGCCGGGGCCGTCGGACGCTGA
- a CDS encoding glycosyltransferase family 2 protein, whose translation MITVVIPTIGRPGLDTVLAALDPALEVIVVDDRPGRGGARAASGARVARALGGEGPAGGRIRVLRTGGRGPAAARNAGWRAARTPWIAFLDDDVVPQPGWAEALRADLAGLPEEVAGSQGRIEVPLPAGRRLTDAERNTSGLAEARWITADMAYRRTALERTGGFDERFPRAYREDADLALRMFAAGYRLVRGGRVTRHPFRDDGPWASVRLQRGNADDALMRRVHGPGWRAAIGGAPGRLRRHALVTGLGALAAVLWAVRPGRAAAAAGAAWALLTAEFAWARIAPGPRTREEIRRMMVTSVVIPPVACARRLAGEVRVRR comes from the coding sequence ATGATCACCGTGGTGATCCCCACGATCGGCCGTCCCGGCCTCGACACCGTCCTCGCCGCGCTGGACCCGGCGCTGGAGGTCATCGTGGTCGACGACCGTCCGGGGCGCGGTGGGGCCCGCGCCGCCTCCGGCGCGCGGGTCGCGCGGGCTCTTGGCGGCGAGGGGCCGGCGGGCGGCCGGATCCGGGTGCTCCGCACCGGCGGGCGGGGGCCGGCCGCCGCCCGCAACGCCGGGTGGCGGGCCGCGCGGACGCCGTGGATCGCCTTCCTGGACGACGACGTGGTGCCCCAGCCCGGCTGGGCGGAGGCCCTCCGCGCCGACCTGGCCGGGCTGCCCGAGGAGGTGGCCGGGAGTCAGGGGCGCATCGAGGTGCCGCTGCCGGCCGGCCGGAGGCTCACCGACGCGGAGCGGAACACCTCGGGGCTGGCGGAGGCCCGCTGGATCACCGCCGACATGGCCTACCGGCGCACCGCGCTGGAGCGGACGGGCGGTTTCGACGAGCGCTTCCCCCGCGCCTACCGGGAGGACGCCGACCTCGCGCTGCGGATGTTCGCGGCCGGATACCGATTGGTCAGAGGCGGGCGGGTCACCCGGCACCCGTTCCGCGACGACGGCCCGTGGGCCAGCGTCCGCTTGCAGCGCGGCAACGCCGACGACGCGCTCATGCGCCGCGTGCACGGCCCCGGCTGGCGGGCCGCCATCGGCGGCGCGCCCGGCCGGCTGCGCAGGCACGCCCTGGTCACCGGGCTCGGCGCGCTCGCGGCCGTGCTGTGGGCGGTGCGGCCGGGCCGGGCGGCCGCCGCGGCCGGAGCGGCGTGGGCGCTGCTCACGGCCGAGTTCGCCTGGGCCCGCATCGCACCGGGACCGCGCACGAGAGAGGAGATCCGGAGGATGATGGTCACGAGCGTGGTCATCCCGCCGGTGGCCTGCGCGCGCCGCCTCGCGGGAGAAGTGCGGGTCCGGAGATGA
- a CDS encoding D-glycero-alpha-D-manno-heptose-1,7-bisphosphate 7-phosphatase, translating to MPSRRHPAAVLFDRDGTLIVDVPYNRDPGRVEPVPGARSAVDRVRRAGVPVGVVTNQSGVARGLIGAEELRAVNARVEELLGPFDVWVVCPHGENDGCGCRKPAPGLVLRAAAALGVDARDCVVIGDIGRDVEAAQAAGARGVLVPTPRTLPGEITAATEVAGDLAAAVDLVLGGATVNGTARTGTAGGTPRTGTAGDPPPGTGPLGETPRTATVNRTARTGTAGGPPQARGGGRSDAGALR from the coding sequence GTGCCGAGCCGCCGACATCCCGCCGCCGTCCTGTTCGACCGCGACGGCACCCTGATCGTGGACGTCCCCTACAACCGCGACCCCGGCCGGGTGGAGCCCGTGCCCGGAGCCCGCTCCGCGGTCGACCGGGTCCGTCGGGCGGGCGTGCCGGTCGGCGTGGTCACCAACCAGTCCGGGGTGGCCCGGGGGCTCATCGGCGCCGAGGAGCTGCGCGCCGTCAACGCGCGGGTGGAGGAGCTGCTGGGCCCGTTCGACGTCTGGGTGGTGTGCCCGCACGGCGAGAACGACGGGTGCGGATGCCGCAAGCCGGCTCCCGGGCTGGTGCTGCGGGCGGCGGCGGCGCTCGGCGTGGACGCCCGCGACTGCGTGGTCATCGGGGACATCGGCCGGGACGTGGAGGCCGCCCAGGCGGCCGGGGCCCGGGGCGTCCTCGTCCCCACCCCGCGGACGCTGCCCGGCGAGATCACGGCCGCCACGGAGGTGGCCGGCGATCTCGCCGCCGCCGTGGACCTGGTGCTCGGAGGCGCCACGGTGAACGGCACGGCCCGGACCGGCACGGCGGGCGGGACACCACGGACCGGCACGGCGGGCGATCCGCCGCCCGGGACCGGCCCCCTGGGCGAGACACCCCGGACCGCCACGGTGAACCGCACGGCCCGGACCGGCACGGCGGGCGGTCCGCCCCAGGCCAGGGGCGGGGGCCGTTCGGACGCCGGAGCCCTGCGGTGA